A genomic window from Flavobacterium johnsoniae includes:
- the tpiA gene encoding triose-phosphate isomerase, which produces MRKSIVAGNWKMHKNAAQTEELLNELIAKIPAKTNAQVIVAPTFVNLQAAATKLKNTTIGVSAQNVHQAEGGAFTGEISADMLTSIGVNTVILGHSERRAIFHETDALIANKVDTALKHDMTVIFCFGEELKDRQSDNHFNIVENQLRDGVFHIAKESWSKVVLAYEPVWAIGTGETASPEQAQEMHEFIRETIRKAFGAEIADEVSILYGGSVKPENAKEIFSKPDVDGGLIGGAALKADDFLAIVTAI; this is translated from the coding sequence ATGAGAAAATCGATTGTTGCAGGAAACTGGAAAATGCATAAAAATGCAGCTCAAACTGAAGAATTATTAAACGAGTTAATTGCTAAAATTCCAGCAAAAACAAATGCACAAGTAATTGTGGCTCCAACTTTTGTAAACTTACAAGCTGCCGCTACAAAATTAAAAAACACAACTATTGGAGTTTCTGCTCAAAACGTTCACCAAGCTGAAGGCGGTGCTTTTACAGGAGAAATTTCTGCAGATATGTTAACTAGCATTGGTGTTAACACTGTAATTTTAGGTCACTCGGAACGTAGAGCTATTTTTCATGAAACTGACGCTTTAATCGCAAATAAAGTAGATACGGCTTTAAAACATGACATGACAGTTATTTTCTGTTTTGGAGAAGAATTAAAAGACCGTCAATCTGATAATCATTTCAATATTGTTGAAAACCAATTGCGTGATGGCGTTTTCCATATTGCAAAAGAATCTTGGTCTAAAGTTGTTTTAGCTTACGAACCAGTTTGGGCTATCGGAACAGGAGAAACTGCTTCGCCAGAACAAGCACAAGAAATGCACGAATTTATTAGAGAAACTATCCGTAAAGCTTTCGGAGCTGAAATCGCTGACGAAGTTTCTATTTTATACGGTGGTTCTGTAAAACCAGAAAATGCAAAAGAAATTTTCTCTAAACCAGACGTTGATGGTGGTTTAATTGGAGGTGCAGCTTTAAAAGCTGATGATTTCTTAGCTATCGTTACAGCTATCTAA
- a CDS encoding TlpA family protein disulfide reductase, with product MKQIALVVIAFITFSCSQAQKTAFSKEALAEKLLGTDNSQTTFKNILKKYKGKTLVIEVWASWCGDCVKAMPKLKELQANNPDVSYLFISADKTAEKWKAGIEKHELNKGDHYMMNDGMKGLFGKAIDLDWIPRYIIVDKKGNITLYRAIETDFAKIDETLKSLK from the coding sequence ATGAAACAAATTGCTTTAGTAGTAATTGCATTTATTACCTTTTCTTGTTCGCAAGCTCAAAAAACAGCTTTTTCTAAAGAAGCTTTAGCTGAAAAATTATTAGGAACAGACAATAGTCAAACCACTTTTAAAAACATCTTAAAAAAATACAAAGGAAAAACTTTGGTAATCGAAGTTTGGGCTTCTTGGTGTGGCGATTGCGTGAAAGCAATGCCAAAATTAAAAGAATTACAAGCCAATAATCCTGATGTTTCTTACTTATTTATTTCTGCTGATAAAACGGCTGAAAAATGGAAAGCAGGAATTGAAAAACACGAATTAAACAAAGGCGATCATTATATGATGAATGACGGAATGAAAGGTCTTTTCGGAAAAGCAATAGATTTAGACTGGATTCCTCGTTACATCATTGTGGATAAAAAAGGAAACATTACTCTTTACCGTGCTATCGAAACTGATTTTGCTAAAATCGACGAAACTTTAAAATCATTGAAATAA
- a CDS encoding BT_3928 family protein yields the protein MKNIITQFSRLFVGVLFIISGLIKLNDPVGFSYKLAEYFSEPVFNMPFLEPLALGLAIFLVILEVVLGVMLLVGYKSKLTIWALLLLIIFFTFLTFYSAYFDVVKDCGCFGDALHLTPWQSFTKDVVLLFFILILFINKKLVKPLFSKMITNIVVLISIVLCVFMAVWVLNHNPIKDFRPYKVGTNIEKGMEIPEGAPKSVVEMIFIYKVNGVDKEFTEKDLMNIPEGATFVDRKDKVISEGYVPPIHDFTMTKDDSDYKEELLKEPKLLIFVTYDLNLSNPEGMKKLAKVSADAKAKGYKVIGMTASGAEEIAKAKKEYALDLDFYFCDGTALKTVERANPSIVVVHDGTIVQKVHYNDVDDLKL from the coding sequence ATGAAAAACATTATTACTCAATTTTCCCGATTATTTGTCGGTGTATTATTTATCATTTCTGGATTAATTAAACTAAATGATCCTGTTGGATTCTCTTATAAATTAGCTGAATATTTTAGCGAACCAGTTTTCAACATGCCATTTTTAGAGCCTTTAGCTTTAGGTTTAGCAATCTTTTTGGTAATTCTGGAAGTAGTTTTAGGCGTAATGCTTTTAGTCGGTTACAAATCGAAACTAACCATTTGGGCTTTATTGCTTTTAATTATTTTCTTCACTTTCCTTACCTTCTACTCTGCTTATTTTGATGTCGTAAAAGATTGTGGATGTTTTGGAGACGCTTTACACTTAACGCCTTGGCAATCATTCACAAAAGATGTTGTTTTACTTTTCTTTATTTTGATTTTGTTCATCAATAAGAAATTAGTAAAACCATTATTTTCAAAAATGATTACTAATATCGTCGTATTAATCAGTATTGTTTTATGCGTTTTTATGGCGGTTTGGGTTTTAAACCATAATCCGATTAAAGATTTCCGTCCGTATAAAGTGGGAACAAATATTGAGAAAGGAATGGAAATTCCGGAAGGTGCGCCAAAATCGGTTGTAGAAATGATTTTTATCTACAAAGTAAATGGCGTTGACAAAGAATTCACAGAAAAAGATTTGATGAATATTCCAGAAGGCGCAACATTTGTTGACAGAAAAGACAAAGTGATTTCTGAAGGTTACGTACCGCCAATTCACGATTTTACAATGACAAAAGATGATTCTGATTACAAAGAAGAATTATTAAAAGAACCAAAATTATTGATTTTCGTTACTTACGATTTGAATTTATCAAATCCTGAAGGAATGAAAAAATTAGCAAAAGTTAGTGCCGATGCAAAAGCAAAAGGTTATAAAGTAATCGGAATGACGGCTTCTGGAGCTGAAGAAATTGCAAAAGCTAAAAAAGAATATGCTTTAGATCTTGATTTCTATTTCTGCGACGGAACAGCTTTAAAAACTGTCGAAAGAGCAAATCCAAGTATTGTTGTTGTTCATGACGGAACTATTGTTCAAAAAGTACATTATAATGATGTTGATGATTTGAAGTTGTAA
- a CDS encoding DUF1599 domain-containing protein translates to MKNTSQEFDNVIAVCRTLFINKMTDYGSAWRILRLPSLTDQIFIKAQRIRSLQENDVRKVDEDEKGEFIGIINYSIMALIQLELGVVDQPDLDVEKATELYDAKVKLTKDLMEAKNHDYGEAWRDMRVSSLTDLILQKILRVKQIEDNKGKTIVSEGIDANYQDMINYSVFALILEPIK, encoded by the coding sequence ATGAAGAATACTTCCCAAGAATTTGATAATGTTATCGCGGTTTGCCGTACGTTGTTTATCAATAAAATGACAGATTACGGCAGTGCATGGAGAATTTTAAGATTGCCATCGCTAACCGATCAAATTTTCATAAAAGCGCAACGAATTAGAAGTTTACAGGAAAATGATGTCCGTAAAGTTGATGAAGATGAAAAAGGAGAATTTATCGGAATCATCAATTATTCTATTATGGCTTTAATTCAGTTAGAATTGGGCGTTGTAGATCAGCCGGATCTTGACGTTGAAAAAGCAACTGAGTTGTATGATGCTAAAGTAAAATTGACTAAAGATTTGATGGAAGCCAAAAATCATGATTATGGCGAGGCATGGCGCGATATGCGTGTAAGTTCTTTAACTGATTTGATTTTGCAGAAAATTCTTCGCGTTAAGCAAATTGAAGACAATAAAGGAAAAACAATAGTTTCTGAAGGAATCGATGCAAATTATCAGGATATGATTAATTATTCTGTTTTTGCTTTAATTCTAGAACCTATCAAATAA
- the folP gene encoding dihydropteroate synthase, with protein sequence MTINCKGELIDLSFPKVMGILNVTPNSFFDGGKYKNEDEIISQVDKMLSEGATFIDIGAYSSKPSAEFVSEQEEIDRIVPAIELILKHFPKALLSIDTFRAEVAKASIESGAAIINDIAAGELDGKMFDVIAKYNVPYIMMHMRGNPQTMQSLTQYYDILKEILFYFSEKVKKARALGINDLILDPGFGFAKTTDQNYEVMQKMELFNLLELPVLAGISRKSMIYKTLDITPQEALNGTTFLNTIALTKGAKILRVHDVKEAVECVTLFNKMSF encoded by the coding sequence ATGACAATTAATTGCAAAGGTGAACTTATAGATTTATCATTCCCGAAAGTTATGGGAATTTTGAATGTTACACCAAATTCTTTCTTTGACGGAGGAAAATATAAAAACGAAGACGAAATTATTTCGCAAGTAGATAAAATGCTTTCTGAGGGCGCTACATTTATTGATATTGGCGCATATTCTAGCAAACCAAGTGCTGAATTTGTTTCCGAACAAGAAGAAATTGACCGTATTGTTCCTGCTATAGAATTGATTCTAAAGCATTTCCCTAAAGCATTATTATCAATTGACACGTTTAGAGCCGAAGTTGCAAAAGCAAGCATAGAAAGTGGCGCTGCGATTATAAACGATATTGCAGCAGGAGAATTGGACGGTAAAATGTTTGATGTAATTGCAAAATACAATGTTCCGTATATTATGATGCACATGCGTGGTAATCCGCAAACTATGCAGAGTTTAACGCAATATTATGATATTTTAAAAGAAATACTTTTCTATTTCTCAGAAAAAGTGAAAAAAGCAAGAGCTTTAGGAATCAATGATTTGATTTTGGATCCAGGTTTCGGTTTTGCCAAAACAACCGATCAAAATTATGAAGTAATGCAAAAAATGGAGCTTTTTAATTTGTTAGAATTGCCTGTTTTAGCTGGAATTTCAAGAAAATCAATGATTTATAAAACACTCGATATTACACCGCAAGAAGCTTTAAACGGAACAACTTTCTTAAATACTATTGCTTTGACAAAAGGCGCAAAAATTCTTCGTGTTCATGATGTAAAAGAAGCTGTGGAATGTGTTACTTTGTTTAATAAAATGAGTTTTTAA
- the rlmH gene encoding 23S rRNA (pseudouridine(1915)-N(3))-methyltransferase RlmH, translated as MNIKLIAIGKTDNKSLQTLIDDYTKRLSFYIKFDLEIIPDIKNVKNLSESQQKEKEGELILSKLSATDQLILLDENGKTFSSVGFSEELQKKMNSGVKTLVFVIGGPYGFSETVYKKAQGKVSLSLMTFSHQMVRLFFIEQLYRGFTILRNEPYHHQ; from the coding sequence ATGAATATCAAACTTATAGCAATAGGCAAAACAGATAATAAATCGCTTCAAACTTTGATTGACGACTATACCAAGCGTTTATCATTTTACATCAAATTTGATTTGGAAATTATTCCTGACATCAAAAACGTAAAAAACTTATCTGAAAGTCAGCAAAAAGAAAAAGAAGGCGAATTAATTCTGTCTAAACTTTCAGCAACTGATCAATTGATTTTGTTGGATGAAAACGGAAAGACATTCTCAAGCGTTGGTTTTTCTGAAGAACTACAAAAGAAAATGAATTCGGGTGTTAAAACTTTAGTTTTCGTAATTGGCGGTCCTTACGGATTTTCTGAAACCGTTTACAAAAAAGCCCAAGGAAAAGTTTCGCTTTCGCTGATGACGTTCTCGCACCAAATGGTTCGTTTATTTTTTATCGAACAATTGTATAGAGGATTCACGATTTTAAGAAATGAACCTTATCATCATCAGTAA
- a CDS encoding adenosine deaminase yields MTRIITLFCIFITQIGFSQSAENYLEKIRNNEALLTAFFQQMPKGGDLHHHFSGSVYAEPLLERAIAEDFYLNLETMEVSKTKPEKGNWESFTSLKNKGKLDYYQQQVMQTWSIKDYNGSVPSDDQFFDSFMKFEPTIKGHFAEGMLELKKRAIAENVLYLETQLSTIPCDMNVSDLTDFNNKLRQAANQKDEKSVLKLLDDLYKSLEKKEAKKYANDFNTNFLAKLHKDLKIDDDKFTMRYQNFVLRFMEPVDLFKNLVIAFISSSESKLTAGVNIVSPEHGENSMKDYWLHMVMFKYCHSKFPNVKYTLHAGELTLGLVQPEELTWHINDAIYVAGANRIGHGVDIAYEANSYDLLKYMAQKNIPIEINLTSNEFILKVKENRHPFTLYKEFNVPIVISTDDAGILRSNMTEQYVLLAKRYPDVNYETIKKYVYNSINYSFIQDESVKKQLIKDLDNRFKAFETKFSKN; encoded by the coding sequence ATGACAAGGATAATTACGCTTTTCTGTATTTTTATAACACAAATCGGCTTTTCTCAATCGGCTGAGAATTATTTAGAAAAAATCAGAAATAATGAAGCTCTCTTAACAGCTTTTTTTCAACAAATGCCAAAAGGAGGCGATTTACACCACCATTTTTCAGGATCAGTTTACGCAGAACCGCTTTTAGAAAGAGCCATTGCAGAAGATTTTTACTTGAACTTAGAAACTATGGAAGTTTCTAAAACTAAACCTGAAAAAGGAAACTGGGAAAGCTTTACTTCTCTTAAAAACAAAGGAAAATTAGACTATTATCAACAACAAGTTATGCAGACTTGGTCGATTAAAGATTATAATGGTTCTGTACCTTCAGACGATCAGTTTTTTGATTCTTTTATGAAATTTGAACCTACAATTAAAGGTCATTTTGCAGAAGGAATGCTGGAACTAAAAAAACGTGCTATTGCAGAAAATGTTCTTTATCTCGAAACGCAATTGTCAACAATTCCGTGCGACATGAATGTTTCAGATTTGACTGATTTTAATAACAAATTACGTCAGGCAGCAAATCAAAAGGATGAAAAATCTGTTCTCAAACTTTTAGATGATTTATATAAATCTCTTGAGAAAAAAGAAGCAAAAAAGTACGCCAATGATTTCAATACTAATTTCCTAGCAAAACTTCATAAAGATTTAAAAATAGATGACGACAAATTTACAATGCGTTATCAGAACTTTGTGCTACGTTTTATGGAGCCTGTTGATTTATTCAAAAATCTAGTGATTGCTTTCATTTCGTCAAGCGAAAGTAAACTGACTGCAGGTGTAAACATCGTTTCTCCAGAACATGGCGAAAATTCTATGAAAGATTATTGGCTTCACATGGTAATGTTTAAATATTGCCACTCTAAATTTCCAAACGTAAAATACACACTTCACGCGGGCGAATTAACTTTAGGTTTGGTTCAACCAGAAGAATTGACTTGGCACATAAACGATGCTATTTATGTCGCTGGCGCAAATAGAATTGGTCACGGAGTGGATATTGCTTACGAGGCTAATTCGTATGATTTATTGAAATATATGGCTCAGAAAAACATACCGATTGAGATTAATTTGACCAGTAATGAATTCATTTTGAAAGTAAAAGAAAACAGACATCCGTTTACGCTTTATAAAGAATTTAATGTACCAATTGTAATCAGTACAGATGACGCGGGAATTTTAAGAAGCAATATGACAGAACAATATGTTTTATTAGCGAAAAGATATCCTGATGTTAATTACGAAACAATTAAAAAATACGTTTATAACAGCATCAATTACAGCTTCATTCAAGATGAATCGGTTAAAAAACAATTGATTAAAGATTTAGATAATCGTTTTAAAGCTTTTGAAACGAAATTTTCTAAAAATTAA
- a CDS encoding GNAT family N-acetyltransferase, with protein MEIQQINDIRKGYFEALEDGKEAGKMTYTWAGDSKFIIDHTEVSPDFNGKGVGKKLVMAAVDYARANNLKIIPLCPFAKSVFDKVEEIRDVLFS; from the coding sequence ATGGAAATTCAACAAATAAATGATATCAGAAAAGGCTATTTTGAAGCCCTAGAAGACGGAAAAGAAGCCGGAAAAATGACTTACACTTGGGCCGGAGACAGCAAATTTATTATTGATCATACAGAAGTAAGCCCAGATTTTAACGGAAAAGGTGTCGGCAAAAAACTAGTTATGGCAGCGGTAGATTATGCAAGAGCAAACAACTTAAAAATTATTCCGCTTTGTCCTTTTGCAAAAAGCGTTTTTGATAAAGTTGAAGAAATACGTGATGTACTTTTTTCTTGA
- a CDS encoding OsmC family protein, producing MDTIKATIDTRKYRTEITSKTGNILISDEPQEIGGKNLGFSPFELLASSLASCTLITLRMYIDRKAWDVSELSIWVDFEKNEEHTVSLFSTKILITGNVDDAQKQRILKIANSCPVHKTLINTIKIETSLV from the coding sequence ATGGATACAATTAAAGCAACAATCGATACAAGAAAATATCGCACAGAAATAACTTCTAAAACAGGTAATATTTTAATTTCTGACGAACCGCAAGAAATAGGCGGAAAAAATTTAGGTTTTAGTCCGTTTGAACTTCTGGCTTCTTCTCTAGCTTCGTGCACTTTAATTACGTTGCGAATGTATATTGACCGCAAAGCTTGGGACGTTTCAGAACTTTCGATTTGGGTAGATTTTGAAAAAAATGAAGAACATACTGTTTCTTTATTTTCAACCAAAATCTTAATTACAGGAAATGTAGACGATGCGCAAAAACAACGAATTTTAAAAATTGCCAACAGTTGTCCTGTTCATAAAACACTAATAAACACAATTAAAATAGAAACTTCTTTAGTATAA
- a CDS encoding pirin family protein: MSNISLIIEERAANIGNFMVGRLLPFREKRAVGPFIFIDHMGPAHLSDHENMDVPPHPHIGLSTLTFLFEGSIMHRDSLGTELEIKPGAVNWMTAGKGIVHSERTPEYLRHSDKMLHGLQIWVALPKELEQMEPNFTHVEADDIPAWEEDGVSYKLIAGEAFGKKSPVPVYSPLYFIEIKSKEAKKINIGKDLFGESGLYILEGSIKNGEHVYDPRQILITTEASLCEFEIAENSTVYIFGGQPFPEEHFIFWNFVSSDKNLIEKAKKDWTEQTFPKVPGETEFVPLPEPRIK, from the coding sequence ATGTCAAATATCAGTTTAATTATCGAAGAACGTGCTGCCAATATTGGCAACTTTATGGTTGGGCGTTTATTGCCTTTCCGTGAAAAAAGAGCTGTAGGACCATTTATTTTTATCGATCATATGGGACCTGCGCATTTAAGTGATCATGAAAATATGGATGTTCCGCCGCACCCACATATCGGACTTTCAACTTTGACTTTTTTGTTTGAAGGAAGCATTATGCACCGCGACAGTTTAGGAACGGAATTAGAAATAAAACCTGGCGCCGTAAACTGGATGACTGCCGGAAAAGGAATTGTTCACTCTGAAAGAACGCCAGAATATTTAAGACATTCAGATAAAATGCTTCACGGATTACAAATCTGGGTGGCACTTCCAAAAGAATTGGAACAAATGGAACCTAATTTTACGCATGTTGAAGCAGATGATATTCCGGCTTGGGAAGAAGACGGAGTTTCATATAAATTGATTGCGGGTGAAGCTTTTGGCAAAAAATCGCCAGTTCCTGTTTACAGTCCGTTATACTTTATTGAAATTAAAAGCAAAGAAGCTAAAAAAATCAATATTGGAAAAGATTTATTCGGCGAAAGTGGATTATACATTTTAGAAGGAAGTATAAAAAATGGCGAACATGTTTATGATCCGAGACAAATTTTAATTACAACTGAAGCTTCTCTTTGTGAATTTGAAATTGCCGAAAACTCTACAGTTTACATTTTTGGTGGACAGCCTTTTCCTGAAGAACATTTTATCTTTTGGAATTTCGTTTCCTCAGATAAAAACCTCATCGAAAAAGCCAAAAAAGATTGGACAGAACAGACTTTTCCAAAAGTTCCTGGCGAAACCGAATTTGTGCCATTACCAGAACCAAGAATCAAATAA
- a CDS encoding DNA alkylation repair protein, producing MGLIKDIYSVSFYEKFSQAVAEVHPKFNKQKFIEAIYEGDFAQKEWKERMKHTTVVFHQFMPQNFPEAVALIDKIIENLKKNNFVDSNLAFIFFADYIEMYGLDDFKTSAKAFVSITQFISCEFAVRPFIIKYKEQMIDEMVKWSLHENHHVRRLASEGSRPRLPWAMAIPFLKKDPSSILPILENLKNDPSEYVRRSVANNLNDIAKDNPKIVLEIANKWKGYSKETDGIIKHGCRTLLKQGHPEILSHYGLESTNIELSLFEIKTPTVKIGDYLQFHFHLNNKNIEPKTVRLEYAVHYKKAKGHLAKKVFKISEKIYHPNQLTKIERNQSFKLITTRVFHTGTHQLSIIINGTESEVLEFELID from the coding sequence ATGGGATTAATTAAAGATATTTACTCGGTTTCTTTTTACGAAAAATTTAGTCAGGCTGTCGCCGAAGTGCATCCAAAATTCAACAAACAAAAATTTATTGAAGCAATTTACGAAGGTGATTTTGCTCAAAAAGAATGGAAAGAACGAATGAAACATACAACAGTTGTGTTTCATCAATTTATGCCGCAAAATTTTCCTGAAGCCGTTGCTTTAATTGATAAAATAATCGAAAATCTAAAGAAAAATAATTTCGTAGACAGCAATTTAGCTTTCATTTTTTTTGCTGATTACATTGAAATGTATGGTTTAGACGATTTCAAAACCTCTGCAAAAGCCTTTGTTTCTATAACTCAATTTATAAGCTGTGAATTTGCCGTTCGCCCTTTCATTATAAAATACAAAGAACAAATGATCGATGAAATGGTAAAATGGTCATTACACGAAAATCATCACGTTCGAAGATTAGCAAGCGAAGGTTCGCGCCCAAGATTACCGTGGGCAATGGCGATTCCGTTTTTGAAAAAAGATCCTTCTTCTATTTTACCTATTTTAGAAAATTTAAAAAACGATCCTTCCGAATATGTTCGCCGAAGCGTTGCCAATAATTTAAATGATATTGCGAAAGATAATCCGAAGATTGTATTAGAAATCGCCAATAAATGGAAAGGATACAGCAAAGAAACAGACGGAATTATTAAACACGGATGCAGAACTTTATTAAAACAAGGACATCCAGAAATTTTAAGTCATTATGGTTTAGAAAGCACGAATATTGAACTTTCTTTATTTGAAATTAAAACTCCAACTGTAAAAATTGGAGATTATTTGCAGTTTCACTTTCACTTAAATAACAAAAATATAGAACCAAAAACAGTTCGTTTAGAATACGCTGTTCATTATAAAAAAGCAAAAGGACATTTGGCTAAAAAAGTGTTTAAAATAAGTGAGAAAATTTATCATCCGAATCAATTAACTAAAATTGAAAGAAATCAATCTTTTAAATTGATTACGACACGTGTTTTTCATACAGGAACTCATCAATTGTCTATTATTATTAATGGAACTGAGAGTGAAGTTTTGGAATTTGAATTGATTGATTAA
- the nadC gene encoding carboxylating nicotinate-nucleotide diphosphorylase yields MISKAQFQAELQLLITNAIREDVGPGDYSSLACIPNTAHGQAKLLVKDQGIIAGVELAKMIFEYVDSNLKVKTFIEDGTHVEYGEVVFEVSGSSQSILKAERVVLNTMQRMSAIATKTNHLMQLLEGTNAKILDTRKTTPNFRVAEKWAVKIGGGENHRYALYDMIMLKDNHIDFAGGITRAIAKTKEYLKENNLDLKIIVEARNLDEIREILQSDGVHRILIDNFNYEDTKTAVKLIGSKCQTESSGNISEKTVREYALCGVNYISSGALTHSVYNMDLSLKAF; encoded by the coding sequence ATGATAAGCAAAGCTCAATTTCAAGCCGAATTACAACTTTTAATTACTAATGCCATCAGAGAAGATGTTGGTCCAGGCGATTACAGTTCGCTTGCCTGTATTCCTAATACAGCTCATGGTCAGGCGAAATTATTAGTAAAAGATCAAGGAATTATTGCTGGTGTTGAACTTGCTAAAATGATATTTGAATATGTAGATTCGAATTTGAAAGTGAAAACTTTTATTGAAGACGGAACGCACGTAGAATACGGAGAAGTTGTTTTTGAAGTTTCTGGAAGCTCTCAATCTATTTTAAAAGCCGAAAGAGTGGTTTTGAATACGATGCAAAGAATGTCTGCAATTGCTACAAAAACAAATCATTTGATGCAGCTTTTAGAAGGCACAAATGCAAAAATATTAGATACGCGTAAAACAACTCCAAATTTTAGAGTGGCTGAAAAATGGGCTGTAAAAATAGGAGGAGGCGAAAACCATCGTTATGCTTTGTACGATATGATTATGCTGAAAGATAATCATATTGATTTTGCAGGCGGAATTACGCGCGCTATTGCTAAAACAAAAGAGTATTTAAAAGAAAATAATCTGGATTTGAAGATTATTGTTGAAGCTCGAAATTTAGATGAAATTAGAGAGATTTTGCAAAGTGATGGAGTTCATAGAATTCTGATTGATAACTTTAATTATGAAGATACAAAAACGGCTGTAAAATTAATTGGATCAAAATGCCAAACAGAATCTTCAGGAAATATTAGCGAAAAAACCGTTCGCGAATATGCATTGTGCGGAGTAAATTATATTTCTTCCGGGGCTTTGACGCATTCTGTTTATAACATGGATTTGAGTTTGAAAGCGTTTTAA
- a CDS encoding YihY/virulence factor BrkB family protein, protein MSQEIEARIEKIPVIRNLARLLKTIKLPWLEGFSLYDLLEMYTLGILEGAFSYHASAVSFSFFMALFPFALFILNLIPFIPIDNFQEDFLQFVQQSVPPNTYDAINKIISDILNNSHSGLLSSGFLLSIFLMANGINGILSGFESSKHVFDKRGFFRQYLVALAISLVMTIILFVTVATIVVFEVFIQKTIIQDVLSDRIPLIILGRYLFVILMILITSSILLRYGTKQYNKVPFISIGSVFTTILIVISSFFFGIWVIKFSKYNELYGSIGTLLILMFYIWINCMILLLGFELNASIRKLKQKKNK, encoded by the coding sequence ATGTCGCAAGAGATAGAAGCTCGGATTGAGAAAATACCCGTAATACGGAATCTGGCTCGACTTTTAAAGACTATAAAATTGCCTTGGCTAGAAGGATTTTCGCTGTATGATTTGCTTGAAATGTACACTTTAGGAATTCTTGAAGGTGCTTTCTCTTATCATGCAAGTGCAGTTTCTTTTAGTTTTTTTATGGCGTTATTTCCTTTTGCGCTATTTATTCTAAACTTAATTCCGTTTATTCCGATAGACAATTTTCAGGAAGATTTTCTACAATTCGTTCAGCAAAGTGTTCCGCCGAATACTTATGATGCAATTAATAAAATTATAAGCGATATCTTAAATAATAGTCACTCAGGCTTATTATCATCGGGGTTTTTACTTTCTATTTTTTTAATGGCAAATGGAATTAATGGAATTTTGAGCGGTTTTGAATCGTCAAAACACGTTTTTGATAAGCGAGGATTTTTTAGGCAATATTTGGTTGCATTGGCAATTTCTCTGGTAATGACTATTATTTTGTTTGTTACAGTGGCAACAATTGTTGTTTTTGAGGTTTTTATTCAGAAAACGATTATCCAAGATGTCTTAAGTGATCGAATTCCATTAATTATTTTAGGAAGGTATTTGTTTGTAATTTTAATGATTTTGATAACATCTTCAATATTATTACGTTATGGAACAAAGCAATATAATAAAGTGCCATTTATTAGCATTGGATCTGTTTTTACAACGATACTAATTGTTATATCTTCATTCTTTTTTGGGATTTGGGTTATAAAATTTTCAAAATATAACGAACTTTATGGTTCTATTGGGACATTATTAATTCTAATGTTTTATATTTGGATAAACTGTATGATTCTGCTTTTAGGGTTCGAATTGAATGCTTCTATCAGAAAATTAAAACAAAAAAAAAATAAATAA
- a CDS encoding DUF2147 domain-containing protein, with translation MKNLMLTIGVFFFALTMQSQSVIGKWKTIDDETGEAKSIVEIYEKSGKVYGKVVDILRDSHKKDVCVKCDGAEKNKPILGMVIMNGLKKDGSEYNGGTILDPTSGKKYKCYITLESADKLKLRGYVGVSLMGRTQYWTRVKN, from the coding sequence ATGAAAAATTTGATGCTAACTATCGGAGTGTTCTTCTTTGCCCTGACCATGCAAAGTCAAAGTGTAATTGGAAAATGGAAAACCATTGATGATGAAACTGGAGAAGCAAAATCTATAGTTGAGATTTATGAAAAATCAGGAAAAGTATACGGTAAAGTTGTAGATATTCTTCGTGATAGTCATAAAAAAGACGTTTGTGTAAAGTGTGATGGTGCCGAAAAAAATAAACCAATTTTAGGAATGGTAATTATGAACGGTCTTAAAAAAGATGGTTCTGAATATAATGGAGGAACAATTTTAGATCCTACAAGCGGTAAAAAATACAAATGCTACATCACTTTAGAATCTGCTGATAAATTAAAACTTCGCGGTTATGTTGGAGTTTCTTTGATGGGAAGAACTCAATATTGGACAAGAGTGAAAAATTAA